In Astatotilapia calliptera unplaced genomic scaffold, fAstCal1.2 U_scaffold_111, whole genome shotgun sequence, one genomic interval encodes:
- the LOC113017371 gene encoding cytochrome P450 2K1-like isoform X3, producing MLFNMFPRLFGWIKNRQVVLKNVEMAVTDIKNLINHLKETLEPGLCRGLVDCFLIVKQKEEDSCVLDTHYNEENLTFTVSNLFAAGTDTTAATLRWGLLLMAKYPHIQEQVHEELSRVVGSRQVCVDDRKNLPYTDAVIHETQRLANIAPMSLPHQTSQDVTFKGYFIKKGTIVFPLLTSVLYDESEWESPHTFNPSHFLDKKGQFVRRDAFMPFSAGRRMCLGEGLAKMELFLFFTSLIQRFRFTPPPGITEDELDLTPAVGFTTPPSSHMLCAVSRQKQMSAF from the exons TTGGATAAAAAATCGCCAGGTGGTGTTAAAAAATGTTGAGATGGCTGTCACAGATATAAAGAATTTAATTAATCATCTGAAAGAGACTCTGGAGCCCGGACTGTGCCGAGGGCTTGTGGACTGTTTTCTGATTgtgaaacagaaagaagaa GACTCCTGTGTTTTGGATACTCACTACAATGAGGAGAACTTGACATTCACAGTGAGcaacctgtttgctgctggCACTGACACCACAGCAGCCACACTGAGATGGGGTTTGCTGTTAATGGCTAAATACCCACACATACAGG AGCAGGTCCACGAGGAGCTGAGCCGGGTAGTAGGAAGCCGACAAGTTTGTGTAGATGACCGGAAAAACCTGCCGTACACTGATGCAGTCATTCACGAGACTCAGAGACTGGCGAATATTGCTCCCATGTCTCTTCCTCACCAAACTAGCCAAGATGTCACCTTCAAGGGATACTTTATCAAAAAG GGAACTATTGTGTTTCCCCTTCTCACCTCTGTCCTGTATGATGAGAGTGAATGGGAGAGCCCACACACTTTTAACCCTTCACATTTTCTGGACAAAAAGGGTCAATTTGTCAGGAGAGATGCCTTCATGCCCTTTTCTGCAG GTCGCAGGATGTGTCTCGGAGAAGGTCTGGCTAAGATGgagctcttcctcttcttcacctccCTCATTCAGCGCTTTCGTTTCACTCCTCCACCTGGAATCACAGAGGATGAACTGGATCTCACACCAGCTGTGGGATTCACCACCcctccttcatctcatatgCTGTGTGCTGTCAGTCGCCA GAAACAGATGTCAGCATTCTGA
- the LOC113017371 gene encoding cytochrome P450 2K1-like isoform X2: MVKRANQTICVSGSASVQLFNMFPRLFGWIKNRQVVLKNVEMAVTDIKNLINHLKETLEPGLCRGLVDCFLIVKQKEEDSCVLDTHYNEENLTFTVSNLFAAGTDTTAATLRWGLLLMAKYPHIQEQVHEELSRVVGSRQVCVDDRKNLPYTDAVIHETQRLANIAPMSLPHQTSQDVTFKGYFIKKGTIVFPLLTSVLYDESEWESPHTFNPSHFLDKKGQFVRRDAFMPFSAGRRMCLGEGLAKMELFLFFTSLIQRFRFTPPPGITEDELDLTPAVGFTTPPSSHMLCAVSRQKQMSAF; the protein is encoded by the exons TTGGATAAAAAATCGCCAGGTGGTGTTAAAAAATGTTGAGATGGCTGTCACAGATATAAAGAATTTAATTAATCATCTGAAAGAGACTCTGGAGCCCGGACTGTGCCGAGGGCTTGTGGACTGTTTTCTGATTgtgaaacagaaagaagaa GACTCCTGTGTTTTGGATACTCACTACAATGAGGAGAACTTGACATTCACAGTGAGcaacctgtttgctgctggCACTGACACCACAGCAGCCACACTGAGATGGGGTTTGCTGTTAATGGCTAAATACCCACACATACAGG AGCAGGTCCACGAGGAGCTGAGCCGGGTAGTAGGAAGCCGACAAGTTTGTGTAGATGACCGGAAAAACCTGCCGTACACTGATGCAGTCATTCACGAGACTCAGAGACTGGCGAATATTGCTCCCATGTCTCTTCCTCACCAAACTAGCCAAGATGTCACCTTCAAGGGATACTTTATCAAAAAG GGAACTATTGTGTTTCCCCTTCTCACCTCTGTCCTGTATGATGAGAGTGAATGGGAGAGCCCACACACTTTTAACCCTTCACATTTTCTGGACAAAAAGGGTCAATTTGTCAGGAGAGATGCCTTCATGCCCTTTTCTGCAG GTCGCAGGATGTGTCTCGGAGAAGGTCTGGCTAAGATGgagctcttcctcttcttcacctccCTCATTCAGCGCTTTCGTTTCACTCCTCCACCTGGAATCACAGAGGATGAACTGGATCTCACACCAGCTGTGGGATTCACCACCcctccttcatctcatatgCTGTGTGCTGTCAGTCGCCA GAAACAGATGTCAGCATTCTGA